A portion of the Drosophila innubila isolate TH190305 chromosome 3L unlocalized genomic scaffold, UK_Dinn_1.0 0_D_3L, whole genome shotgun sequence genome contains these proteins:
- the LOC117788068 gene encoding sorting nexin-33, producing the protein MTSYVRAMYDFSGEPGSSELSIIAGDVLTVTRSDVGEGWWEGKNSRGQIGLFPAAYVEVMSAAEARQFTTPEISATPSAAQALDPFGMPPAPRYDPTPDNDDDSWSDSDDNETYSEIAPTGGKSSAGARTGGISHSTSDYDNRHLPVAPNEDAISLNSTAAGSASAATMKKGMFAKSSDSYILGLFSSKETIPECEKAYITQVEDSIYQWTQNHSPYSVVVASPKKESKFKGMKTFIAYQLTPSFNNISVSRRYKHFDWLHERLTAKFCLIPVPPLPDKQISGRYEEQFVEHRRVQLQEFVDWMCRHPVMSKCEVWYHFLTCRDEKMWKSGKRKAECDPYMYINYCMAISPPTNHLLHSKVDAQLESGTQFIHNMDSAIRNLNNISNDMAKRSLAQSKKEFQRIGDGLSELAKALSIDERRAPTRNGVPLSDSVGRIGGIFIGVGQMFGDQPKNDWIPLSDRLHIYRGVLSCFPDVFSRHKGAVQKRKDCERITAENKMSQAQLQDVNRRTDVVSYTVLAELTHFKSERDTHLKQTLKMFIGEQIKFYQGVVARLQEAHRQIE; encoded by the exons atgacatctTACGTACGTGCTATGTACGATTTTTCTGGTGAGCCAGGCTCATCGGAACTATCGATAATCGCTGGCGACGTTCTAACCGTGACAAGGAGCGACGTAGGCGAAGGTTGGTGGGAGGGCAAAAACAGTCGGGGCCAAATTGGTCTGTTTCCAGCGGCCTACGTGGAGGTGATGTCCGCAGCGGAGGCGCGTCAGTTTACGACACCGGAGATAAGTGCAACGCCGTCGGCGGCTCAGGCTTTGGATCCCTTTGGAATGCCACCAGCGCCTCGATATGACCCGACACCTGACAATGACGACGACAGTTGGTCGGACAGCGATGATAACGAGACATATTCGGAGATTGCACCAACTGGTGGCAAGTCATCAGCAGGAGCCCGCACTGGCGGCATCTCGCACTCCACTAGCGACTATGACAACAGGCATCTACCTGTGGCGCCCAACGAGGATGCCATATCGTTGAACTCCACTGCAGCGGGCAGTGCCAGTGCTGCCACCATGAAGAAGGGCATGTTTGCCAAGAGTTCCGATTCCTATATACTTGGCCTATTCAGCAGCAAGGAGACTATACCCGAATGCGAAAAGGCCTACATAACGCAAGTGGAGGACTCCATATATCAGTGGACACAGAATCATTCACCCTACTCGGTGGTGGTGGCCAGTCCCAAAAAGGAATCCAAGTTCAAGGGAATGAAAACATTCATTGCCTACCAGCTGACGCctagttttaataatatctcC GTGTCGCGTCGTTATAAACACTTCGATTGGCTGCACGAACGTTTGACGGCCAAGTTCTGTTTGATTCCGGTGCCACCGTTGCCGGATAAACAGATCTCCGGTCGTTATGAGGAGCAGTTTGTGGAGCATCGTCGGGTGCAGCTGCAGGAGTTTGTCGATTGGATGTGCCGACATCCGGTCATGTCAAAATGCGAGGTGTGGTATCACTTTCTCACCTGCCGCGACGAAAAGATGTGGAAGTCGGGCAAACGGAAAGCGGAATGTGATCCCTATATGTACATCAACTACTGCATGGCAATTTCGCCGCCCACCAATCATCTGCTGCACTCTAAGGTCGATGCTCAGCTGGAGAGCGGGACACAGTTCATTCACAACATGGATTCGGCCATACGCAATTTGAATAACATTTCCAATGATATGGCCAAACGGTCGTTGGCCCAGAGCAAAAAGGAATTCCAGCGCATTGGCGATGGTCTCTCCGAATTGGCCAAAGCGCTGTCTATCGATGAACGCCGTGCTCCCACACGCAATGGAGTGCCGTTAAGCGATAGCGTCGGTCGCATTGGCGGCATTTTCATTGGCGTTGGCCAAATGTTTGGGGATCAGCCAAAGAACGACTGGATACCGCTATCCGATCGATTGCACATCTACAG AGGCGTCTTGAGCTGCTTCCCGGATGTCTTCTCCAGGCACAAGGGCGCCGTACAGAAGCGCAAGGATTGCGAGCGTATTACTGCCGAGAATAAGATGAGTCAAGCCCAGCTGCAGGATGTGAACAGACGCACCGATGTCGTCTCCTATACGGTGCTAGCGGAACTCACCCACTTCAAGAGCGAACGGGACACGCATCTGAAGCAGACACTCAAGATGTTCATTGGCGAACAGATCAAGTTCTATCAGGGCGTTGTGGCACGCCTCCAGGAGGCCCATCGTCAGATTGAGTAG
- the LOC117786763 gene encoding integumentary mucin C.1 isoform X2 — protein MQLQAKYLLLCLFVGLFASYRCQGGAEGVAKGEASSVTATTVTVPTSDDTTTNKPTTEKPTDPPVTTTTPASTTTTTPATTTTTTTKPTVPTTTPKPNPDNSTTTTTTTTTTTTAAPPTSSTTLSPNTTTTTAKPAPPCPPCNHFDGSSFIGGMVLTLGLIAIGLVAYKFYKARNERNYHTL, from the exons ATGCAGCTGCAGGCCAAATATTTGCTATTATGTCTGTTCGTCGGACTGTTTGCCTCATATCGTTGTCAAGGTGGAGCAGAAGGAGTCGCTAAAGGGGAAG CCTCTTCTGTGACGGCCACTACTGTAACAGTGCCGACATCCGATGATACTACTACCAATAAACCAACAACTGAGAAGCCGACAgatc caccagtaacaacaacaacaccagcatcgacgacaacaacaacaccagcaaccacaacaacaaccacaacaaaaccCACAGTCCCCACAACCACTCCAAAACCAAACCCCGATAActcaactacaacaaccactaccaccaccaccaccaccacagcagcaccaccaactTCAAGCACAACTCTAAGCCCGAacactacaacaaccacagcaaagCCAGCTCCTCCTTGCCCACCCTGTAATCATTTCGATGGCTCCTCGTTCATTGGCGGCATGGTGCTGACTCTGGGACTGATAGCCATCGGTCTGGTGGCCTACAAATTCTACAAGGCACGCAATGAGCGCAATTACCACACTCTTTGA
- the LOC117786763 gene encoding integumentary mucin C.1 isoform X1, whose amino-acid sequence MQLQAKYLLLCLFVGLFASYRCQGGAEGVAKGEASSVTATTVTVPTSDDTTTNKPTTEKPTDPATTTPATNTTTTPVTTTTPASTTTTTPATTTTTTTKPTVPTTTPKPNPDNSTTTTTTTTTTTTAAPPTSSTTLSPNTTTTTAKPAPPCPPCNHFDGSSFIGGMVLTLGLIAIGLVAYKFYKARNERNYHTL is encoded by the exons ATGCAGCTGCAGGCCAAATATTTGCTATTATGTCTGTTCGTCGGACTGTTTGCCTCATATCGTTGTCAAGGTGGAGCAGAAGGAGTCGCTAAAGGGGAAG CCTCTTCTGTGACGGCCACTACTGTAACAGTGCCGACATCCGATGATACTACTACCAATAAACCAACAACTGAGAAGCCGACAgatccagcaacaacaacaccagcaacaaatacaacaacaacaccagtaacaacaacaacaccagcatcgacgacaacaacaacaccagcaaccacaacaacaaccacaacaaaaccCACAGTCCCCACAACCACTCCAAAACCAAACCCCGATAActcaactacaacaaccactaccaccaccaccaccaccacagcagcaccaccaactTCAAGCACAACTCTAAGCCCGAacactacaacaaccacagcaaagCCAGCTCCTCCTTGCCCACCCTGTAATCATTTCGATGGCTCCTCGTTCATTGGCGGCATGGTGCTGACTCTGGGACTGATAGCCATCGGTCTGGTGGCCTACAAATTCTACAAGGCACGCAATGAGCGCAATTACCACACTCTTTGA